The Primulina eburnea isolate SZY01 chromosome 8, ASM2296580v1, whole genome shotgun sequence genome contains a region encoding:
- the LOC140837900 gene encoding LOW QUALITY PROTEIN: transcription factor MYB60-like (The sequence of the model RefSeq protein was modified relative to this genomic sequence to represent the inferred CDS: deleted 2 bases in 2 codons), with the protein MVRPPCCEKAGIKKGPWTPEEDIILVSYIQEHGPGNWRSVPTNTGLLRCSKSCRLRWTNYLRPGIKRGNFTPHEEGMIIHLQALLGNKWAAIASYLPQRTDNDIKNYWNTHLKKKLKKIQMASDHHNSTSYNNHHFVPKNEYNNERVFDNSKPRYNSSLITSDPNSSVYASSAENISRLLEGWMRTSPFQPNSHDKTYRDISAECDTAAAAAAYVPASIQCYKPEIENDEGINGMINHSDELQCILSYNHNLNIMACEKSVSCDSSHKGSENSGLIDQEKLHFMHEEKPKTETNPPLSFLEKWLLEESCTQVEGVLELPSIF; encoded by the exons ATGGTGAGGCCTCCATGTTGTGAAAAGGCTGGAATCAAGAAAGGTCCGTGGACTCCTGAAGAAGACATTATCTTGGTGTCTTATATTCAAGAACATGGCCCTGGAAATTGGAGATCGGTGCCTACCAATACCG GTCTGTTGAGGTGCAGCAAGAGTTGCAGGCTTAGGTGGACTAATTATCTAAGACCAGGGATCAAGAGAGGGAACTTCACCCCACATGAAGAAGGGATGATAATACATCTTCAAGCTTTGTTGGGGAACAA ATGGGCTGCTATAGCTTCATATTTGCCTCAAAGAACAGATAAC GACATCAAGAACTATTGGAACACacacttgaagaagaagctcAAGAAGATCCAAATGGCATCTGATCATCATAACTCCACTTCTTACAATAATCATCATTTCGTGCCGAAGAATGAATACAACAATGAAAGGGTTTTCGACAACAGCAAGCCTCGGTATAACTCTAGCCTCATCACAAGTGATCCGAATTCTTCGGTGTATGCCTCGAGTGCTGAAAACATATCAAGACTCTTGGAAGGTTGGATGAGAACATCCCCCTTCCAACCCAATAGCCACGACAAAACTTATCGTGATATTTCAGCAGAATGCGacactgctgctgctgctgctgcttatGTTCCTGCATCGATTCAGTGTTAC AAGCCTGAAATTGAGAATGATGAAGGGATTAATGGGATGATTAATCATAGCGATGAATTGCAATGTATTCTGTCCTATAATCACAATTTGAACATCATGGCATGTGAAAAATCAGTTTCTTGTGATTCTAGCCACAAGGGTTCTGAAAACAGTGGATTGATCGATCAAGAAAAGCTTCATTTCATGCACGAGGAGAAGCCGAAGACCGAAACCAATCCTCCATTATCGTTTCTTGAGAAATGGTTGCTGGAAGAAAGCTGTACTCAAGTTGAAGGAGTTTTGGAGTTGCCATCAATTTTCTAG